ATATGCTCAATCTTCGGCGTGTTTGGTGACTACAAATGAAGAGAACGCCCCTTTATCAGGTCCATGAATCCCTTAATGCAAAGTTCACCGAATTCGGTGGCTGGGAGATGCCGCTTCAATATAGTAGTATTGTTAAGGAGCATCTATCTGTTCGGGCGACTGTTGGTTTGTTTGACCTGTCGCACATGGGGGAACTTGAGGTTTGCGGACCGGGAGCGAATGCGTTGGTGCAAAAACTTAGCACTAACGACGTGGGACGTTTAACTGATGGTCGTGTGTTGTATACGCTATTCTGTAATGAAACAGGCGGAATCATTGATGACCTTCTCATTTACCGACACGCCGATAACCACTATGTGCTGGTCGTCAATGCTGCCAACATTGAAAAGGATTTGACGTGGGTAGAGACCCACAACGACACGGGCACGGAGATAAAAAATATAAGCAAGGACACGGCTCTCATTGCGCTACAAGGTCCAAAGTCAATAGATATTTTGAATCCTTTTGTCCGCGAACGAGATGTTTCTGAAATTTCGTTTTTTCGCTTTGCGGTAGACGAAGTCGCCGGTATCCCGACCACCATTTCACGAACTGGGTATACGGGGGAAGTCGGTTTTGAGTTATACGTTGATGCAAACAATGCGGAGGATTTATGGAATGTGCTCTATCCTGCCGTGATAGAAATAGAGGGACAACCTGTGGGACTTGGGGCACGCGACACCTTACGGCTTGAAGCCGGACTCCGCCTCTACGGCATGGACATGAATGACAACACAAACCCATTTGAAGTTGGTCTCGGTAAGTTTGTCAAATCCAAAGGGCGACAATTTATTGGAAAAGACGTACTCCTTGCGGCGAGAAAGAAGGGTATAGCGAAACAGGTGGTAGGATTTCAGATGCTTGACCGTGCTGTAGCACGTGCAGGTTATGCCGTTTATCAGCAGGGCGAACACATAGGCAGCGTAACGAGCGGGGCACCTTCGCCGAGTCTGAAATGCAGTATCGGGTTCGCTTCTGTTGAATCACAAGCGGTGGTTAAAAACGAAAAAATTAATGTAGAAGTTCGAGGTAAACTGCATCCTGCGAAGATTGTGGAAATGCCCTTTATCAAGAACTAACGATGCCTTGATTCAGGCGAGGAGTATTTTGTGGAAAACCAGAACATCGCTGAGCTCTATGTTAACGAAAGAATTGAAACTATCGGGATGCACGACCAAGAGCCTAATGAAGCGGTTAGTGATGTGGAATGGCGTTTGAATAACCAGATTCGGATAGTTAAAGAGGACCTCAAACTGGACATCAAAGATGTCAAGGAGGACCTTAAGGAGGACATCAGGGAGGTCAAGCAAAACATCAACGAAGTCAAGAGCGACCTTGAGAGAAACATCAGCGAAGTCAAAAACGACCTTGAGAACGACATTAACGGCGTTAAGAGTGACCTCAAAGACGACATCTCAGACTTAAAAGGATTTATAACGATACTCGTTACGATTGCTGGCTTCATCATCAGCGGTGTTACAACAGTTATTGTTAAGTTCCTATAGTTAGCAAAGGAGGTTGGCAATGTCAGAGAAACCGAGTGGTAAGGAAAAATATACACCTACTTGTTTAGAATGGCTTATCGTCATGTTAAATTCTACTTTTCATTTCTATGATATAGAGCGTGATGGGTTTGATTTAGTATATCTACCTGCGGAAGATGGCGAGAGTATTCAAATGATAGTTACCCATTATGCGCATGTGAATGGAGCACGCATGAGCAAAGCGGTTGAGTCTGGCCAGAGAGTCGCTCTTTCACTCGCCGAATCTTATAAATGGAATTCATGGGTCAACGTTGAAGTAGATTTTAGAGAGGTAAAGTAAATCACAAAGGGTACGATATGACAGAGGCAATAGTCGAACCCAGAAAGTTAAATTACAGCATAACACAGAAAGTAAGGCAAAAATGATTCCACAAAACTTAAGATATATGGAAAGCCATGAATGGGCAAGGCAAGAGGGTGACATCGTCACTATCGGTATCAGCGACTATGCCCAATCCGAAATTCAAGATATCGTCTACGTTGAATTGCCAGAAGTCGGCACTGAACTCACACAGAAAACAGAGTTCGGCGTGATAGAATCTGTCAAAGCAGCGTTCGACCTTTACGCGCCTGTTAGCGGCGAAGTGGTTGATGTCAACGAATCGCTTCTTGATGCCCCAGAAC
The nucleotide sequence above comes from Candidatus Poribacteria bacterium. Encoded proteins:
- the gcvT gene encoding glycine cleavage system aminomethyltransferase GcvT, producing MKRTPLYQVHESLNAKFTEFGGWEMPLQYSSIVKEHLSVRATVGLFDLSHMGELEVCGPGANALVQKLSTNDVGRLTDGRVLYTLFCNETGGIIDDLLIYRHADNHYVLVVNAANIEKDLTWVETHNDTGTEIKNISKDTALIALQGPKSIDILNPFVRERDVSEISFFRFAVDEVAGIPTTISRTGYTGEVGFELYVDANNAEDLWNVLYPAVIEIEGQPVGLGARDTLRLEAGLRLYGMDMNDNTNPFEVGLGKFVKSKGRQFIGKDVLLAARKKGIAKQVVGFQMLDRAVARAGYAVYQQGEHIGSVTSGAPSPSLKCSIGFASVESQAVVKNEKINVEVRGKLHPAKIVEMPFIKN
- the gcvH gene encoding glycine cleavage system protein GcvH, with the protein product MIPQNLRYMESHEWARQEGDIVTIGISDYAQSEIQDIVYVELPEVGTELTQKTEFGVIESVKAAFDLYAPVSGEVVDVNESLLDAPEQVNESPYDDGWFLKIKITDPSELDALLDADGYQAHIEAEHA